A genome region from Falco biarmicus isolate bFalBia1 chromosome 11, bFalBia1.pri, whole genome shotgun sequence includes the following:
- the TSPAN1 gene encoding tetraspanin-1: MGCFTFIKVMMILFNLAIFLGGGTLLGVGIWVTVDGQSFLNIFGTLSSSVLQVVNVSYFLIVIGAILMVIGFLGCCGAQKESKCLLMMFFSVVLIIFIAEIAAAVVALVYTGLAETLLTAVVTPLLKEKYGVDKSLTHIWNVTMTEVHCCGLNNYTDFDDSYWYKKWGTYPEPCCKDLQPCNSTLAARSEVPGCFDQILEEIKTNAGVVGGVAAGIAALEIAAMAVSMYLYCQLDQK, encoded by the exons ctcGGTGGTGGGACCCTCCTGGGCGTTGGCATCTGGGTCACTGTGGATGGACAGTCCTTCCTGAATATATTTGGGACGCTCTCCTCTAGCGTCCTGCAGGTTGTGAATGTGAGCTACTTCCTCATCGTCATCGGTGCCATTCTGATGGTGATCGGCTTCCTTGGGTGCTGCGGTGCCCAGAAGGAGAGCAAGTGTCTCCTGATGATG TTCTTCTCGGTGGTGCTGATCATCTTCATTGCTGAAATTGCTGCTGCCGTGGTGGCTCTGGTCTACACGGGTCTT GCAGAAACGCTGCTGACAGCTGTGGTGACCCCTCTCCTGAAGGAGAAGTATGGGGTGGATAAGAGTCTCACGCACATCTGGAATGTCACCATGACAGAG GTCCATTGCTGTGGCCTGAATAACTACACAGACTTTGATGACTCCTACTGGTATAAGAAATGGGGAACCTACCCCGAGCCCTGCTGTAAGGACCTGCAGCCCTGCAACAGCACGCTCGCCGCACGCAGTGAAGTCCCG GGTTGTTTTGATCAGATCTTGGAAGAAATCAAGACTAATGCAGGTGTGGTGGGTGGTGTGGCAGCTGGCATCGCTGCCTTGGAG ATCGCAGCCATGGCTGTTTCCATGTACCTGTACTGCCAGCTGGACCAGAAATGA